Genomic window (Candidatus Tanganyikabacteria bacterium):
AGTGCCGTAGCGGGCCAGCACGTCGGCCATGTTGATTTCGGAGGGCAACCTGGCGGCCCGGAGCTTGGCGTCGCGCGTCCAGATGCGCGCCACTCCCGCCACGTAGAAGGTCATGTCGAGCACCTTGCCGGCCGGGTCCACCCATGCGTCGAGTCCGCCGGCAAACGGCGGAGTGCGCTTGAAGAACAGGTTGCGCTCGGCGTCCTCGGTGCGATCTTCCAGGTCCGGCTTGCCGAAAGCCGCCACGATGGCCGCCTCGGTGGGGCGCGCCTGGAAGAAGGGCAACCAGCGCGCCTCGGCGCGATCGACCGCCGGCGAGGCCGTCCCGGCCAGCGTCAAGGCTAAGAGGGCGAGCACGCCGCCATCATACACGCGGTGGCTTGGTTCGGACGGATTCCCAGCCCTGGTGGGCGCGTTCGAGTACCTCGGGCGTCTCGCGGACCGCGTGCTGCGGCACCGGTGCCGGGCCGGGCGCGGCCTCGCCCGAGGGCGACTCGGCCATGGTGATGCGGTAACCGGCGACCTCGCGGTCGATCGTCAGATCCTGGCCCAAGCGCTCATCGAGGCGGATCTCGGTGATCACGCGCTCGGTCCCCAGGCGCATGGCGGCCTGGTGGGCGGCGATCGCCGCCTCCATCACCCGGTTGAGCGGCCCCTCGACCGTCGTGCCGAGGGCGCCGACCTCGAAGCGCAGGCCCGCGCGCTCGAATTCGCCGATCGCGGCGTCGATGCATGGCCGCATGTCCCCGCCGGCGGACACGGGAATGATCGTGATTTCCGCTACCACCATGGCCCTTCTCTCCTCCCTTGTCGGCGCCATTCTAGGCTGCCCGGGCCGGCGTTCAAGGCCTACTCGGCCGGCAGCAGCGTGTAGTTCTGCTCGTTGCTGTTGCCCATCGCAGTCCACACCAGTACGCGCCCGGTGGCCGTCACGTTTAGGACCTGTCCGGCCCCCAGGTTTCCCACCAGGGCCCACTCGTCGGCGCCCATGGCCATGGGCCCGGCTTCGATGCCGCCCGAGAGCGCGACGCTGTTGCCCGCATCCAGCGAAAGCACGTAGACCCGGGCCTGCGAGTTGGGATCGTTCGACACGACGTGATAGCGCGAGCCGCCCAGGGTCGGGCGGTCGGAGCTGCTGTGCTGGGTCGCCCCGGTCTGCCCGGTCGCGTCGGCGTGGACGTAGAAGCCGAACGGCCGGTTGCCGGCGGCCCGGAAGCGATTGACCGAGGCTGGCGCCACGTTCAGGGCGGAAAGGGTGGTCAGGGAGACGACGGTGCCGCGGTTCAGCGCGTAGGCGGTCGTGCCGCCGTCGAAGTTCGTCAGGTTGACCGTCGTTCCGTCTTCCCAGCCGACCAGGTACATCCCGTCGCCCCTGAACGCCGCGTAGTAGGTCTGCATCCCGGGCGCGTAGACCTGGGTGCCGAAGCTCTTGTCGGCATTGCCGTAAATGGTCGTCGTCGGGCCGGTGGTCCCGGTCATGCGGTGGTAGTCGCTGACTCCCGCCGCCCCCGCGCTGCCCGACAGGACGTCGCCCTCGGCCAGGACGGCGGCGACCGGCGGGTTGCCGGTGGTCAGGTTGGCATCGAGCACCAGGTTCGAGTCGGCGTGCGAGATGGTCCAGTAGGTGCCAAACGCCCTGGGAATGCGAAAGACGTAGTCGAAGCCGGTCTGGGCGGCAATGTCGTCGTCGCCGGCATTCTGGGCCTCGATGTTGTCCCACGAG
Coding sequences:
- a CDS encoding thiamine-binding protein, whose product is MVVAEITIIPVSAGGDMRPCIDAAIGEFERAGLRFEVGALGTTVEGPLNRVMEAAIAAHQAAMRLGTERVITEIRLDERLGQDLTIDREVAGYRITMAESPSGEAAPGPAPVPQHAVRETPEVLERAHQGWESVRTKPPRV